A genomic window from Caldicellulosiruptor kronotskyensis 2002 includes:
- a CDS encoding type II toxin-antitoxin system HicB family antitoxin produces MAKCIENSVASQGKTIEEAIANLKEAIELYYEGEEVQKPELSPIITTTEVAV; encoded by the coding sequence ATAGCTAAATGTATAGAAAATAGTGTAGCTTCACAGGGAAAAACTATCGAAGAAGCAATAGCTAACCTAAAAGAGGCTATTGAGCTTTACTATGAAGGAGAAGAAGTGCAAAAACCAGAGTTATCACCGATAATAACCACTACAGAGGTGGCTGTATAA